The Micropterus dolomieu isolate WLL.071019.BEF.003 ecotype Adirondacks linkage group LG22, ASM2129224v1, whole genome shotgun sequence genome contains a region encoding:
- the LOC123962298 gene encoding carbohydrate sulfotransferase 1-like codes for MSPPQPARRLLLTAGTQLRDSAVATCWVCPATMQCSWKFMVLLALASIAIQYTAIRTFSAKPLRLLCSVGLAPAGHSINCTLKDLTRVSRETLEGLDQCCDEILSHMPSSPSFSLPSYNGNKRTHILILATTRSGSSFVGQLFNQHPEVFYLFEPLYHVQLALLPRWAQSRSLAERRVMLGAARDLLRSLYHCHLNSLESYIRPRPPNHSTDKLFRRGASRSLCSPPVCEAPLGPEEQSMVLADEGECVRRCGPLNVSLAADACRAKRHAAIKTVRIPQISDLRALIEDPRLNLKVVQLIRDPRGILASRIETFRDTYRLWRLWRATGRRPHNLDLGQINTVCEDFLRSVSMGLARPAWLRGRYMLLRYEDLARYPLQKTRELYSFLGLVLHHSVEDWIMNNTRGSSDLSSRQKFTTVRDSAANAENWRVKLSFDMVVYAQTACQPLLELVGYKTVFHPRELRNLSHSLVEDRTFRPFL; via the exons ATGTCTCCGCCACAGCCAGCCCGCCGCCTCCTGCTGACGGCAGGAACACAGCTGAGAG ACAGTGCTGTTGCTACCTGCTGGGTCTGTCCAGCCACCATGCAGTGTTCTTGGAAGTTCATGGTGCTGCTAGCATTAGCTTCAATAGCCATCCAGTACACGGCCATCCGCACCTTCTCCGCAAAGCCTTTACGCCTGCTGTGCTCCGTGGGCCTGGCTCCCGCGGGCCACTCTATCAACTGCACCCTCAAAGATCTGACTCGAGTGAGCCGGGAGACGCTCGAGGGCTTGGACCAATGCTGTGATGAGATCCTCTCCCACAtgccctcctccccctccttctccctcccttcctATAATGGCAACAAAAGAACCCACATCCTGATTCTGGCCACCACGCGGAGCGGATCCTCATTTGTGGGTCAGCTGTTCAATCAGCATCCAGAG GTCTTCTACCTGTTTGAGCCTCTGTACCATGTCCAGTTGGCGCTGCTTCCTCGGTGGGCGCAGAGTCGGAGCCTGGCTGAGAGGAGGGTGATGCTGGGAGCAGCCAGAGACCTGCTGAGGTCTCTGTACCACTGTCACCTCAACAGTCTGGAGAGTTACATACGACCCCGTCCTCCCAACCACTCCACTGACAAGCTGTTCCGAAGAGGAGCTA GCAGGTCTCTGTGCTCCCCTCCTGTATGTGAGGCTCCTCTAGGCCCAGAGGAGCAGAGCATGGTGCTGGCTGATGAGGGGGAGTGTGTGAGGAGGTGTGGGCCGCTCAATGTGTCGCTGGCCGCTGATGCTTGTAGAGCAAAGCGCCATGCAGCCATCAAGACGGTCCGGATTCCCCAAATCAGTGACCTCAGAGCGCTGATTGAGGACCCAAGACTCAACCTGAAG GTGGTCCAGCTCATTCGAGATCCACGCGGCATCCTGGCATCTCGGATTGAGACATTTCGAGACACTTACCGGCTGTGGCGTCTGTGGAGAGCAACCGGACGTCGACCCCACAACCTGGACCTAGGGCAGATCAACACAGTGTGTGAGGACTTCCTGAGGTCTGTGTCCATGGGCCTGGCCAGACCTGCATGGCTTAGAGGGAGGTACATGTTGCTCAG GTATGAAGATTTGGCCAGGTATCCTCTCCAGAAGACCAGGGAGCTCTACAGCTTCCTTGGTCTAGTTCTGCACCACAGTGTGGAGGATTGGATCATGAACAACACCCGGGGCAGCAGTGATCTGTCGTCCCGGCAGAAGTTCACCACAGTTCGGGACTCTGCTGCTAACGCCGAGAACTGGAGGGTGAAGCTGTCCTTCGACATGGTGGTTTACGCTCAGACTGCCTGCCAACCTCTTCTTGAGCTTGTTGGCTACAAGACAGTCTTTCACCCCCGAGAACTGAGAAACCTCTCACACTCTTTGGTGGAAGACAGGACGTTCCGCCCCTTTTTGTAA
- the ska1 gene encoding spindle and kinetochore-associated protein 1 → MKGRVSYDQLNAAVQSINTAVSAKYKILHQSLKTLNNHSRKLHQRFKDQETKDTKGQYFVVEEDIREFTQMKVDKRFQGILNMMRHCQRLRELRGGGLTRYMLL, encoded by the exons ATGAAAGGACGTGTCTCATATGATCAGCTTAATGCCGCGGTGCAGAGCATTAACACGGCTGTATCTGCAAAGTACAAGATCCTCCATCAGTCGCTGAAAACGCTCAACAATCATTCACGCAAGCTGCACCAGCGCTTTAAGGACCAGGAGACCAAAGATACAAAAG GTCAGTATTTTGTGGTGGAGGAAGACATTCGTGAGTTTACTCAGATGAAGGTGGACAAGCGATTTCAGGGGATTTTGAACATGATGCGACACTGCCAGCGCCTGCGTGAGCTCCGAGGAGGGGGCCTCACCCGCTATATGTTGTTATGA
- the LOC123962255 gene encoding target of rapamycin complex 2 subunit MAPKAP1-like encodes MAFLDNPAIILAHIRQSHVTSDDTGMCEMVLIDQDVDLEKCQLALVPGSSCGSTESGSMSEGGSSVTDSHACDLSQSMDITSSWDFGIRRRSNTAQRLERLRKERQNQIKCKNIQWKERTSSQSVEDLGTLFEKRDFKDRPRTAGTKSTLSLRLEQCPQQLNNPFNEYSKFDGKNCNLPGVPRSTRCSVLRDMAKTDQMDGPVAGSVMGTELHFDSEDSKVEVG; translated from the exons ATGGCTTTCTTGGACAATCCAGCCATCATTCTGGCCCACATCAGACAGTCTCATGTGACCAGTGATGATACAGGAATGTGTGAGATGGTACTAATAGACCAGGATGTGGATCTGGAGAAGTGCCAGCTGGCTCTGGTGCCCGGCAGCAGCTGTGGGTCTACAGAGTCGGGGTCCATGAGCGAGGGAGGCAGCAGCGTGACAGACAGTCATGCCTGTGATCTCTCCCAGTCCATGGACATCACCTCCAGCTGGGACTTTGGCATCCGTCGGCGCTCCAACACAG cacaaagACTTGAAAGGTTAAGGAAAGAACGGCAGAAccaaatcaaatgtaaaaacattcagtGGAAAGAGAGGACATCCTCCCAATCAG TTGAAGATCTGGGGACTTTGTTTGAAAAACGGGACTTTAAAGACAGGCCGCGAACAGCAGGTACCAAATCCACCCTCTCACTGCGGCTGGAGCAGTGTCCCCAGCAGCTCAACAACCCCTTCAATGAATACTCCAAATTTGATGGCAAG AACTGCAACCTACCTGGAGTGCCCAGAAGTACAAGGTGTTCAGTGCTCAGAGACATGGCCAAG ACGGACCAGATGGATGGGCCCGTGGCTGGATCAGTAATGGGCACAGAGCTCCACTTCGACTCAGAAGACAGCAAGGTGGAGGTGGGGTAA